AGGATGCGCGACACCTTTATGACAATCGACACAGGTCTTTCTGTCTTCTGGTGCTTTTTTAAAGTTCATACTGTGCATTCTTACGGCCATTTTCTTCATCGTATCTGGCTGATCTTCATAAATACGAGTGTGGCAATGGCGACAGTTAGCTGAATCATTACCGCGAAAGTATTCTAATGCTAAATCAGCTTGTTCTTTACGGTTTTCATCTAACCATTCTTGCGTCATAAAGCCATCAATGGTCATTAAACCAATTAAATCTTTAGACACAATAATTTTTTTAACTAAATAGTCAAATGGGCCATGTGGTAAATGACAATCTTGACATTGCACTGTGACACCGGCTCTACCACCACCAT
The Shewanella vesiculosa DNA segment above includes these coding regions:
- a CDS encoding NapC/NirT family cytochrome c — encoded protein: MNWRALFKPSAKYSIIALIVVGVIVGVVGYFTTQQTLHATSTDAFCMTCHRDHSLRDEVMASAHGGGRAGVTVQCQDCHLPHGPFDYLVKKIIVSKDLIGLMTIDGFMTQEWLDENRKEQADLALEYFRGNDSANCRHCHTRIYEDQPDTMKKMAVRMHSMNFKKAPEDRKTCVDCHKGVAHPYPKK